gaaagaaagaaaaaaagtggtgcACTCTACATCTTTCATCAAGACAGTGTTAATTATAGTGAACCccaagtttctcttcaaagaatcagtatgtcagtatgttcagctctcttattctttgattatccattttaaagtttagctTCCTGGTTCTCTTCCGTTCCCTTGCTCCTGGTTTTAGTAAACAACTTTCCCTCTAGTCCtaatcagtagttcacatctgttcTCTGGTCAGCTGCTCCATCCTGACTCATCCCGTTTATCTGCTTTGACCTGAGTCATCCCAGTCACCTGCTTTGACCTGAGTcaccctggtcacctgctctgatCTAAGTCACCTTTAGTTCCCTGTTCCTAACTGTCCTTCCCGCCAAACTACCCACCCCGCCACTCTAACTCATAtccctgctctctttaaaatagccaatcggaattagctTAGGCTGTgcggtccaaccctagccaataggggaacgcCACAGCAGTAGGGCCGTGTGTCAGGAATAAGAactccttctcctctcctgtcCAGGTGTGCTCTTGCCATTGTTCCATTCACGACtcgcacccttctatagaagtaaaaattgccatgctgagaaaattaaatttatgttcgagTGCTATTTCCTTGCAGCATTGAAAATTTATTTACAACAACAGCATGAACTTTTTTCCTAGAATCCCTATCCATCAGACTTCTGTTtgcatttcattggccaaaactGCATTACATGATAACACCTAACTGAAAGGTAACTAGAGAGAAGGGGAGTTATGAACAGGGATTGTGTTAGATAATCAGAGATGTCTGGTTTATCATctgatagatttttttctaactgCTGTATAGAATTCCATAGGGTGCATCTATCCCATTTTGCTGTGATGGCTAGAGGTTTAGCAGCCATCTTGTGCCAAGGAGGAAAAGTCAAGAGAATCCCAGAGAAGGCCCTGACAAGTTTCTTAACCAACATCAACAGTTTCCTATTCCTGAACTTTTTATCATGTATTAAAAACAAGCACCTCTTTGTTTAAGCTACATGTGTCAGAGTTCAATTGCAGACAACAGAAATAAATCTggacctggtgcagtggctcacgcctataatcccggcactttagggggccgaggtgggctgatcaactgaggtcaggagttcaagacctgcctgaccaacatggagaaaccccgtctctactaaaaatacaaaattagccggggtggtggcacatacttgtaatcccagctactggggaggctgaggcaggagaatcacttgaacccgtgaagcggaggttgtggtgagccgagatcgcgccattgcactccagcctgggcaacaagagtgaaactctgtctcaaaaaaaaaaaaaaaagaaagaaagaaagaaagaaagaaagaaatctgatcAGTTTAAACAGAAAGGGATGGAGAAGCAGGCTTAGGTCCAGGAACAACCCCCAGCTTTGAGAGTCACATGACCTCTGCCTGTGATTGAGAAAACAACAGTCACTACTACAGGAAGCTGATGAATCAGGAAGCTGCTCACCAGAGCCTTGCTGCTGCTGCCATGACCTGTGACAGCAAAACGGATGTCCCATGCTACGTAGCTCTGTTCCAAATTTATATCTTGCACAAGAGCAGGACGCAAACCACAGAGTCATAGCTCAAGGGAATCTGGGAAGGGTTGTTTTAGCTTTCCAACTTCTGCAGCGCAGAAGAAACACTGAAAGCAGTTTTAGATTAATGTTGAGGAGCCCGTCTATTATGGACAACATACCATTCAGCTTTTTGGTTACTAAAAACCAAATGCACATCCAACTGATACACTGCACCTAAAGCAATAAGGATGGAgcttaagtgaaaaagaaaaaactaacagAATAAGTTCTATAGCACAATTCATAACATGTTAGTTAAAAACACATACAAGCAgagcatggaggctcatgcctgcaatcccagcactgtgggatgccaagacaggaggatcacttgatgccaggagtttgagaccagcctgggcaacaaagtgagatccccatctctacataaaaaagttagacaggcgcggtggcacacacctgtgtgcCTCCGAGAAGCTCgtagcttctcgggaggctgaggtgggagaatcacttaagcccaggagtttgaggctgcagtaagctatgatcatgccactccactccagcccaggtgacagagtaagaccctgtttctaaaaagaaaaaaataaaataaaaacacacaaatcagTACTATCTTTTTCAATGAAATGTACATTTTCAAGGATATACAAGTGCCAGTTGGTAAAGGGTGGAGGAGAATGGGATGTGGGGATTAAGGGTGAAAGAGAGAAactaaagaaagtaaaacaaaacaagagagaGGTCTTGTACAGTCTGATGATGGGAGTGATACCAATGGGGGAATATCATTGGCTCCATTTTCTACATCTGTGGACCAAGACCAATCCATCAAgcttaatatgtaatataaatattaaagaatattttgataacaatttatcattatattaacagatcatttaatttaaatatttcatatttaatttatcaCACTGAAACTAATCTATTAAATTTCATACATCATAATTTCTGGCCAATCCCTCCCTCACTACTGCCTGCCGCACTTTGTGCCCCGACTGCCCACCTGCACTAGACACATAATGTCGGTACTCACaatttcgtttgtttgtttgttttgttttttgagaaggagtttcgctcttgttgcctaggctggagagcaatggtgcgatcccggcttactgcaacctctgcctcccgggttcaagtgattctcctgcctcagcctcctgagtagctgggattacaggcgcccaccaccaagcccagctaatttttgtatttttagtagagacagggttttgccatgttagccaggctgttcttgaactcctgacctcagataatccacccgtCTTGgaatctcaaagtgctgggattacaggcgtgagccaccccgcctggccacaatttttttttaaaaggaggtctccctctgttgcccaggctagagttcagtggcgcgacatcggttcattgcagcctcgacctcccgggctcaagcgatcctcccacctcagcctcctgagtcgctgggataacagacgtgagccaccgggcccagctcTATACTCATAATTTgacaattatgtttttatttccccaGAACCTCAAAAAATAAGTTCAGGTGACCCCCCTGGAGACCCCACCCCAGGGTCATTCTGAGAGTACCAACCCTATTTAATGAGATACCTGCATTCACTCACCCCCTCTCCCGCAACCACCCCTTCAGCAAGTCGCGCTCCACCCAATTAGGAGGGGCTTTAGGCTGGGCCTAAAAAGTTGGGCCAAGACCCCACGAGGCAGCATCTCCGCCGGCGTCCCCAAGGCTGAGAGTGGGCGCGTCCGTCAGGAGGAGTCGTCTTTGTGAGCCCGCCCCGGCGGGGAGGAGCTGCCCGGCTCAGGCCCCGCCCACCCGGAGGATCTTGGGGCTGGTCTGAGTCCGCTCCTGAGACGTGACCACCCGCCCCGCATGGGGCcccagtcccagctgcttgatcCGGCTCAGCCCCGAGGTGTTTGCAGCAGCTCTTTATGAAAGTCCAGCCATCTGTTACCTGCGTTGCTTCCTGGGGAGGGATAGTCCACCTGGAGGCATTCGGAGACCCAGTGATTGTGCTCCGCGGAGCCTGGGCTGTGCCCCGCGTTGACTGCCTCATAGATACCCTACGAACCCCAAGTAAGAAAAAACGACGACCCTCTCTCCGTGAGTCTCACTGGGGTGCTGACCTAGAGTGAACCCTGCTTGCTTAGGGCTCCTGACCCAGCGCTTGTCCTTTCTCAGGGTGGATGGGGCGAGACCCCTGCTGGGATAAATGTTTTCCCTGGGGCAAGGGCTGTGCACTTCGCAGCTGCTGGGTCCCCTCCCTAGGATCCAGGGAGACACTCACTACTCCTCTCCATTCTGTGTTTTAGATGCCAGCTGCATGAGAAAAGGGACTCACCTTCTGGTTCCCTGCCTGGAAGAGGAAGAGCTGGCATTGCACAGGAGACGGCTGGACATGTCTGAGGCACTGCCCTGCCCGGGCAAGGAgacccccaccccaggctgcaggctggggGCCCTGTATTGGGCCTGTGTCCACAATGATCCCACCCAGCTCCAAGCCATACTGGATGGTGGGGTCTCCCCAGAGGAGGCCACCCAGGT
This sequence is a window from Homo sapiens chromosome 12, GRCh38.p14 Primary Assembly. Protein-coding genes within it:
- the ANKRD33 gene encoding photoreceptor ankyrin repeat protein isoform X3, which codes for MKVQPSVTCVASWGGIVHLEAFGDPVIVLRGAWAVPRVDCLIDTLRTPNASCMRKGTHLLVPCLEEEELALHRRRLDMSEALPCPGKETPTPGCRLGALYWACVHNDPTQLQAILDGGVSPEEATQVDSNGRTGLMVACYHGFQSVVALLSHCPFLDVNQQDKGGDTALMLAAQAGHVPLVSLLLNYYVGLDLERRDQRGLTALMKAAMRNR
- the ANKRD33 gene encoding photoreceptor ankyrin repeat protein isoform X2, with translation MKVQPSVTCVASWGGIVHLEAFGDPVIVLRGAWAVPRVDCLIDTLRTPSKKKRRPSLHASCMRKGTHLLVPCLEEEELALHRRRLDMSEALPCPGKETPTPGCRLGALYWACVHNDPTQLQAILDGGVSPEEATQVDSNGRTGLMVACYHGFQSVVALLSHCPFLDVNQQDKGGDTALMLAAQAGHVPLVSLLLNYYVGLDLERRDQRGLTALMKAAMRNR
- the ANKRD33 gene encoding photoreceptor ankyrin repeat protein isoform X1, with protein sequence MKVQPSVTCVASWGGIVHLEAFGDPVIVLRGAWAVPRVDCLIDTLRTPNASCMRKGTHLLVPCLEEEELALHRRRLDMSEALPCPGKETPTPGCRLGALYWACVHNDPTQLQAILDGGVSPEEATQVDSNGRTGLMVACYHGFQSVVALLSHCPFLDVNQQDKGGDTALMLAAQAGHVPLVSLLLNYYVGLDLERRDQRGLTALMKAAMRNRCECVATLLMAGVRGLDRGVWPPVPPPSLPTRH